A stretch of Elusimicrobiota bacterium DNA encodes these proteins:
- the rfbB gene encoding dTDP-glucose 4,6-dehydratase produces the protein MKILVTGGAGFIGSHFVNHWLENHRNDRVVTLDKLTYAGDRANLGDALKSPRHRFLKGDIGRRADVDRALVGAEAVVHFAAETHVDRSLLDAAPFLRTNVEGTHVLVNAARLAGVRRFLHVSTDEVYGSVEKGRSPETAVLNPTSPYAASKAASDHLVLAQWLTHGFPTIVTRCTNNFGPRQHPEKFLPLFITNALDRRPLPLYGKGDNVRNWIHVRDHCEALERVLRRGRPGGIYNIAADREFRNIDVARAILKALGAPATLLAFVKDRAGHDRRYAPDAGKIRRELGWRIRRPFERELPGLIEWYRSQEPWWRRVKDRSFGAYYQKQYGGRLPKNKEKS, from the coding sequence ATGAAAATTTTAGTGACGGGCGGCGCGGGCTTCATCGGGTCCCATTTCGTCAATCATTGGCTGGAAAACCACCGGAACGACCGGGTCGTCACCCTGGACAAGTTGACCTACGCGGGCGACCGGGCCAATTTGGGCGACGCCCTGAAGTCCCCGCGGCACCGGTTTTTGAAGGGGGACATCGGCCGCCGGGCCGACGTGGACCGGGCCTTGGTGGGGGCGGAGGCGGTGGTCCATTTCGCCGCCGAAACCCACGTGGACCGCTCCCTCCTGGACGCCGCGCCCTTTTTGCGCACCAACGTCGAGGGCACCCACGTGCTGGTGAACGCCGCCCGGTTGGCGGGGGTGCGGCGGTTCCTTCACGTGTCGACCGACGAGGTCTATGGTTCCGTGGAAAAGGGGCGGAGCCCCGAAACGGCGGTGTTGAATCCCACGAGCCCCTACGCCGCCTCCAAGGCCGCCTCGGACCATCTCGTTTTGGCCCAGTGGCTCACCCACGGGTTCCCGACGATCGTGACCCGGTGCACCAACAATTTCGGTCCGCGCCAGCACCCGGAAAAGTTTCTGCCGCTCTTCATCACCAACGCCCTGGACCGGCGCCCCCTGCCCCTCTACGGGAAGGGCGACAACGTGCGGAACTGGATTCACGTGCGGGACCACTGCGAGGCCCTGGAACGGGTTCTCCGACGGGGCCGGCCGGGGGGGATTTACAACATCGCGGCCGACCGGGAATTCCGCAACATCGACGTGGCCCGGGCGATTTTAAAGGCCCTGGGCGCTCCCGCGACCCTGTTGGCCTTTGTGAAGGACCGGGCCGGCCACGACCGCCGCTACGCCCCCGACGCCGGAAAAATACGGCGGGAACTGGGTTGGCGGATCCGTCGGCCCTTTGAGCGGGAATTGCCCGGTTTGATCGAATGGTACCGGTCCCAGGAACCCTGGTGGCGGCGGGTGAAGGATCGATCCTTCGGCGCCTATTACCAAAAACAATACGGCGGCCGCCTCCCCAAGAACAAGGAGAAGTCATGA
- a CDS encoding LPS-assembly protein LptD: MLGLLVLGGTARGRAEESFVVPESTVALTTATLTCDYLEFRSTDNAVIARGNAVLLSSTTRLEADDLTLYLSSRVAQARGHVYLEEGGARVLADDIDYDWGASTGVLSNIFVQQGPWRVWARRVKRLGPDLYRLERAAFTSCDLDPPHYHFRARRAKYWTKKRLSVSNARFAAGHDPVFYWPYYSKSLKDNRWTLTVDPGNSARNGYFAKSVFTYPISDETRASVLWDYYSKSGNGYGGEFAYNHPKVRGSVSGYTIEDRLTNGRRWNVRVGHWQQIAQRWSVQSNVAFQSDRDVNNTFVRDDYDRVRQLGESSLALTRSGSIFTSRISLEHDRSFDADQKRFVTQRTVLPQVSVQSSPIRLGRSNFYFNTSANFRNEYLRPSLSGLTPNPINPDKDTYRQYGDGTLGLKWRLPLTKSLTLEPSAGVTEQWQSHTDSGTVLDPADVTRGRGFTNLNWRHRVTRSLDYDLTHRYKVRWSPNTFHRDTLAADRGLEQNDLAFFGSYRAGSSFWARATTAYDLRDTPNLNYQSPRQRFTPPALEVSAQPRPWVKAFLRETVRLYPVRQPQTTAATLRFGSDDKTYFSNGISYNVGRPGELDISQGAAFNLTRGWWLSGDVQYTATGRGHFRYNKIDFREKNLIVRRDLHCWVVRVTYRERPGVNEVFLRVDLKTNLELKQRTALPDEQQFHPARDTRDAY, encoded by the coding sequence GTGCTCGGCCTTCTTGTCCTGGGGGGGACGGCCCGGGGACGGGCCGAAGAATCCTTCGTCGTTCCAGAATCCACGGTCGCCCTGACCACCGCCACTCTCACCTGCGATTACCTGGAATTCCGGTCCACCGATAACGCCGTGATCGCCCGGGGGAACGCCGTTTTGCTCTCGAGCACCACCCGCCTGGAAGCCGACGACTTGACTCTTTACCTCTCCAGCCGGGTGGCCCAGGCCCGGGGGCACGTCTATTTGGAAGAAGGCGGCGCCCGGGTGTTGGCCGACGATATCGACTACGACTGGGGCGCTTCGACCGGGGTGCTTTCCAACATTTTCGTTCAACAGGGCCCCTGGCGCGTCTGGGCCCGTCGGGTCAAGCGATTGGGCCCGGACCTTTACCGCCTGGAGCGCGCGGCCTTCACCAGTTGCGACCTGGACCCGCCCCACTACCACTTCCGCGCCCGCCGGGCCAAATACTGGACGAAAAAGCGCCTGTCCGTCTCCAACGCCCGTTTCGCGGCGGGCCACGACCCGGTGTTCTACTGGCCCTACTACAGCAAATCCCTGAAAGACAACCGCTGGACGTTGACGGTGGATCCGGGCAACAGCGCCCGGAACGGCTATTTCGCCAAGTCGGTATTCACCTATCCGATTTCGGACGAAACCCGGGCCAGCGTCCTCTGGGATTATTACTCCAAGTCCGGCAACGGCTACGGCGGGGAGTTCGCCTACAACCACCCGAAGGTTCGGGGGTCCGTCTCCGGCTACACCATCGAAGACCGGTTGACCAACGGCCGCCGGTGGAACGTCCGGGTGGGGCACTGGCAGCAAATCGCCCAACGCTGGTCCGTCCAATCCAACGTGGCCTTTCAAAGCGACCGGGACGTGAACAACACCTTCGTGCGGGACGATTACGACCGGGTGCGCCAGTTGGGGGAATCCAGCCTGGCCCTCACCCGGAGCGGCTCCATATTCACGTCGCGGATTTCGCTGGAGCACGATCGCTCCTTCGACGCGGACCAGAAGCGGTTCGTGACCCAGCGGACCGTCCTGCCCCAGGTGAGCGTCCAGTCCAGCCCGATTCGCCTCGGCCGCAGCAACTTTTATTTCAACACCTCGGCCAATTTCCGGAACGAATACCTTCGGCCGTCCTTGTCGGGGTTGACCCCCAACCCCATCAACCCCGATAAAGACACCTACCGCCAATACGGCGACGGCACGCTGGGTCTCAAATGGCGCCTGCCCCTCACGAAATCCCTCACCCTGGAACCCTCGGCCGGGGTGACGGAGCAATGGCAGTCCCACACCGATTCGGGAACCGTCCTGGACCCGGCGGACGTCACCCGGGGGCGGGGGTTCACCAACCTCAATTGGCGCCACCGGGTGACGCGCTCCCTGGATTACGACTTGACCCACCGCTACAAAGTCCGCTGGAGCCCCAACACCTTCCACCGGGACACCCTGGCGGCCGACCGGGGTTTGGAACAAAACGACCTGGCGTTTTTCGGCTCCTACCGGGCCGGATCGTCTTTTTGGGCCCGGGCCACGACCGCCTACGACCTTCGGGACACGCCGAACCTGAACTACCAATCGCCCCGCCAACGTTTCACGCCGCCGGCTTTGGAAGTGAGCGCCCAGCCCCGCCCCTGGGTCAAGGCGTTCCTGCGCGAAACCGTTCGGCTCTATCCCGTGCGCCAGCCCCAAACCACCGCGGCCACCCTGCGCTTCGGTTCCGACGACAAAACCTATTTTTCCAACGGAATTAGCTACAATGTCGGCCGTCCCGGAGAGCTGGATATTTCCCAGGGCGCCGCCTTTAATTTGACGCGGGGCTGGTGGCTGTCGGGCGACGTGCAATACACCGCCACGGGCCGGGGGCATTTCCGTTACAATAAAATTGATTTCCGTGAAAAAAACCTCATCGTTCGCCGGGACCTTCACTGCTGGGTGGTTCGCGTGACCTATCGCGAGCGCCCCGGCGTCAACGAGGTCTTTTTGCGCGTCGACCTGAAAACGAATCTGGAATTGAAGCAACGGACCGCCCTGCCCGACGAACAGCAATTCCATCCCGCCCGGGACACCCGGGACGCGTACTGA